GTCTCGGCGGAGGCGGCGCTTAAGCTCATCGCCGCTCGCGCGGTGGCGGACAAACCGCAATCGGTTGCTGCCGCGAAGACATTGCCGATCGCCCGCCATCCCGAATTCTCGGAATACGACTGCTACGCTTGCCATCATGAACTCAGCAGCAAGTTCCCCAGCAGCCGCCAGGCGCTTGCCCGAATGGATCCCAGCCATCATTCGCCTGGATCATTGCCGAGGAGTACGTGGTATTTCACATCTCCCCAACTGCTGAGCGACGCCCAGTCCGGGTTAGCACCGGCGGGCCAACTCGCGAAATCGCTAACCAAACTCATTGGCGGCACGTGGTCGCCGGACGATCCGTCGACAGCGGATCAAAATGTCGCGGAATTGGCCGCGTCCATGCGCCATCTGGCCGAGGCAGAAGCCAAAGCGTCATGGGACGAATCGATGATCGACCGGCTACTAGCCCGCGCGACCGATGTTTCCACACTCGCGCCGAATTGGGACAGCGCCGCGCAGCGGTTCCTCGCGATCGAGGCGCTGTTGGCGGCGCGGCGCGAGTTGCCTTCGCGATTGGGTCAAGCCGCGTCGGCCGAAGAACTTGAGATCGATCAGGCGCTCGGAGAAATTCACAAGCTCCTCGAATTCCGAATTGACGCCAGCACGGGGTCGAGCGAACCCGTCAAAGGGGCAACGGATCACGCCGCGCCGCGGATTGACAGCCCGCGCGGCTACGATCCGCTCGCCGTGCAACAGGCATTTTCTCGAGTCTTCGCGGCCATCGGCAAGACGCTGCGCGTCGGGGAGAGTAAATGAAATCGCGCCTCGCGCTAGTCCGACCTGGCATCGCCGCGGCGCTAGCGCTGCTCGCGCCGGCCGCTTGGTTCGGCTTCGGGCTGGGGGCCGGAGCAGACGGTCAAGGTGTCCCCGCACTCAATGCCGCAGAGAAGCCGGAATCGCCGTCGGCCCGATATATGGGGACCGCCTCCTGCTCGCTGTGCCACGACAACGGCTCCCCTCGATTCCCTACCGACCTGGTCAGTCTAAACGAGTATCACATCTGGGCAGCCGACGACAAGCAAGATCGCCACGCCGCCGACGTGCATCATTTGGCATATAAGGCGCTAGTCGGCCCTCGGGCGAAGGAAATCGAGCAGGCAATGGGGCGGCCCGACGGCTGGGCGACCACCGCCGAGAGCGGCTGCTTAAGTTGCCATTCCGCGAACCTGCACGCCAATAATTGCGATCACTCACTAAATATCCCGGTGGAACTCGCGCAAGGGGTCGGTTGCGAGGCCTGCCACGGCCCGGCATCGCTCTGGATCGACAAGCATTGGAAGCGCTCCGAGTGGCGCGACGACAAGCAGCTTTCCGCGGAGGCGAAGCAAGATCGCTACAAGTTGACGAACGTTCGCGATCCTGTCGCGCGGACGGAGCTTTGCCTTTCGTGCCATCTCGGCAATAGGACGGAGGGAAAGTTCATTACACACGAAATGTTCGCCGCTGGCCATCCGCCGCTGCCGCCGTTTGAAATCGAGGCGTTTCTAGACAACATGCCGCGACATTGGCGGCCCGCCGCGGAAAAGCCGCCCGACGCGCAGGCGTATCTTGGCTTTCGTCCGCTCGAGCGAACGCGGGCAGTCGTCTTGGAAGGATTGATCGAATTACGAGCTTCAATCCGATTGCTCGCCGAACAGACGAAGGAGTCCCGGCCTCCCAACGCCGAGCCGAATCGCGGCGTGTCAGATTTCGCGCTCTACGATTGCGCCGCCTGCCACCACGAACTCATCATTCCGAGCCAGCGGCAGGAGCGAGGCTACAATGACTTCGCTCCCGGCCGGCCGGCGCTGCGCTATTGGGCTTTGCCACTGGCCGAGCTTGGCCTGGGCGCCGTCAAGCCGGATGATGCTGCGTCAGATCGGACAAAGCTCGAAGCGATTCTGTCGCCACTGGCGGCCGCTGCAAACGAATCACCGTTCGGCCTGCCGGCTGCGATTGGCGCTGCGGCGCACAAAGTCGCTGCCGAACTGGACAAGTCGATCACGTCACTCGCGGCGAAAGATTTTGACACGGCCAGCGCCAAACGGATGCTCGCTCAGGTGTGCCGAATTGGCAGCGATTCGCCGCTGGATTACGATTCGGCGCGGCAAATGACGTCGGCGATCGAGGCAATCGTTGCCGATTTGGGAGACAAGCTCGACACAAACTCCGTCGCAGCGGCCGAGTCGCTCTTGCGTGGGACGTCATTGACCAACACTTCGGGTTTCGACCCCGAAGACTTCCGCGCCAAGCTCAAAAACCTCGCCAATGCTTTGGCACATTAGTCATCGCCATCCGACAGGTCAACGCGGTGCGATGCGCGCCACTCGAACGAGTATCACGGAACCCGGGACGTCAGTTACGAGAAAGAAGGGATTGGATTGCCACGAATGCCGGAGATTGGCCCATGAATTGCAGATCAACTCTTCCGGAATTTGATGTCGCCTCGCGGGACTTGATGACATGCCCGCGCGGCTCGATACGAGAAAACGAGGGTCCGTCGATGTATTGCCCAACTGAGTGCGTACCGCGCGGAGCGCCTTTGGTGCTGGCTCGACAGCGACTAGTGCAGATTTCGCAGATTGCTCGCGAATCGCGGGGGAGCGACGTTATTTGTCGTCACTGGCCGAACTCGCGTTTCGACCGGATTGAGCGGCTCGCTTCCACGCTGCTGGAATCTCCGCCTGCCGACCTAACGGCGATGGCGATGGACGAACTGGAACTGTTGCGCAGCGCGCTCCACAGCAATATGTCGCGATTTACGGACCTCCTGGAAGACGTGCACGACAAGCCGGATTGGCGCTTGGCCTATTTATGTTATTTCGTGCCGTTTGCGCTGGCGGTGCTCTGCGACGCGACCTGGGGAAAATAGTAGCGGCCGGGGACTGGGGGCTCGAGACGCGCAGGCGGAGCCTGGACTATCTTCCAGTCAAACGCGCCGGTGCATCGGTTCGAAAAAAACCGGCCCGCCGATCACGAGGAGCGGCGGGCCGGCGGTTTATTGAGTTTCGCTGGCGACGACTAGAGGTTCTTGAATAGGGCCAGCACTTGCTGCGGGGCCGAGTTCGAGATCTGCAAGACCGAGGTGCCCGATTGCACCAGGATTTGCGCCCTGGTCAGGTTCGCCGTTTCGACGGCGAAGTCGGCGTCCTGAATGTTGCTCTGAGCGTTCGTCAGGTTCGAGACCGTATCGGTCAAGGTATTGATGTTGGTCTGGAGCGTCGTCGATTGGAAGGCGCCGAGTTGACCACGCAGGCTGGCGACTTTCGTGATCGCTTCACTGACGACGGCGGCCGCGCCGGTCGTGTCGGTGGTCAAACTCTTGTCTCCGCCGGAACGAAGCTCGTAGAGGGTTCCGGACACGCCGCCGAGCGTTGTGGTGCTAACGCTGGGGATGCCGAGGCGAGCCTGTTCTTGCGAGACTACATCGGGACCGAGCTGGAAGTTCGCCCCGCCACCGGTGATCGAGAAGTTAAAGCTGTCTCCCGAGGCGAAGTTCGCGTTCACCGAGAAGCTGAGGTTCAGCGTCGAGGTGTTGAGCGAGGCCGCCAGCCCATTGCCGTTCGCCTCAACGCCGTTGATCCGGGCCTGAATGTCCGTTCCGACGTTTCTGGTCGAGGCGGTGTGGTCGGCGAGATGGGTCGAGAACGATCCCGACAGGGCCTTGGCCGACACGAAGGCGGCCGATCCATAGTCGGTCGAATCGAGCTTGAGCTGGCTGCCGGAGATCGTGGCGGTTACGCCGGTCGAGTCACTGACCTGATTCACGGCCGTCTGGAGCTGGGCCAGCGTCGTGCCGGCGCCGAAATTGAACACCTGGAATCCCTTGTCGCCGCCGATCTGCAGGATCGTGTTCGAGGCCAACGGGCCGCCGGAGTAAATCAATTGGCCTTGCTTCGCCTGTTGATCGACGTTGACTAGCACGCCGACCGAAGTGCCAGTCCCAAAATCGGCCTGATTGATCTGGAGATCGGAGATGGCCGCGCTTCCCGTGGCGCCTCCGGTAGTGACGTTGGTCAGCGTGCCCGCGGCATTGCTGCCCAATCCTCCGCCCGCAGTCGCGGCGCTGAACGTTCCGTTGGCGTTGATTGCCGAAATCAATTGGCTTGTCGTGGAATTGGCATTCGAGTGGATCGTCAACGTGTTGGTGCCGGCGTTGTACGAGGCGGTTTCGTGCCCCGTCGCCGCGTTCTGATTGATGACCACGCTGGTGTTGTTGAATGCGGTCCCTCCGGTGACGGCGGTCAAGTTGATTTCGTTGTTGTACGCGCCCCCGGTCGTCACCGCTGACGTTGTGCCGGCCTGAACCGGATTCGTGCCGGCGCTGGTAGTGCTGCCGCTGAATACGCCGGTGGCATTGATCGCCGCGACGATTTGAGCGGTGGTGGACGCGGCGTTCGAGTGGATCGTCAACGTATTGGATCCAGCGCTGTAGGCGGCCGTCTCGGCGCCGGTTGCGGCATCGTTCGTCACCGTGACGTTCGCATTGTTGTAGGCCGTACCCGCCGCCGATGCGGAAAGTACGATCTGATTGTTGAAGCTGCCGCCGGCGGTCGTGCCACTACCCGTGCCGACCGTGCCGGCATTGGCCACCACCGCGGCGAAGGCCGAATTGGCACTGGCGTTGGCTGCCACGGCGGCGACCACGCTCGCGGCGGTCGCGGCGCTGTTTGCGGTTATGGTGAGGGTCTTGGCGACCGAATCGTATGCCGCGGTGGCCGTTGCGCCTGAGTTGCCGGCGACGTAGTCGATCGTGACGCCGTTGTTGCCGTAGCCGTTGCTCTTGGCAGTGAATGTCACCGAGCCACCGCCCGTGCCCACGACCGTTGCGGCCGCGGCCGCATCCGAGGTCCCTCCAAAGCTGCCGGTGGCTTCGACGTTAAGCTGTGTGCCGATCGTGCCGGTCGCTTTCGGATCGACGGTGCCGGCCGAGGACGTGAGGAAGTCCAAGCTGCCGTCCAAGAGGCGGCGGTTTTGGAACGAAGTGGATTGCGAGATGCGGTCGATGGCCGCCAGGGACGAATCAACCTGCAATTGATTGGCCGCGATTTGGTCGGTGCTCAAGGCGCCGGTGTTGGCGGCGTCGCTCACCAACCCGCGAATGCTGTTCAACAAAGTGCTGACCTGGCTGAGCGCGCTGTCAGCGGTCGAAATCAGCTCGTTGGCCTGCTGGCTATTGGTGATCGCTTGATTCGTGCTGTTGATATCGCTTTGCAACACTTGGCTCGCGATCAGGCCGGCCGGGTCGTCGGCGCCGGTGTTGATCCGCAAACCAGTGCTGAGCCGAGTGAGAGCTTGCTGCAATTGATTGTGCGACCGCGCCAACGCCGTTTGGGCGACCAAGGAACTGACATTTGTGTTAATTCGGCTCATCTCTGAACACCTTGGATGGTAAAAGGGTGCTTTGGATCGTCGCGCAACTTGATCGCCGACAAGAGCGATCTAGGGGGAGCTATCGACTATTCAAAATGAGGGCTTTAGGTAAAATAAGGAATTCCACCAATCCTGCACTCCAGAATCTATTTCGGCAGGCGAATTGGCAAAGACCAAATAAAACAACCCT
This genomic stretch from Pirellulales bacterium harbors:
- a CDS encoding multiheme c-type cytochrome — translated: MKSRLALVRPGIAAALALLAPAAWFGFGLGAGADGQGVPALNAAEKPESPSARYMGTASCSLCHDNGSPRFPTDLVSLNEYHIWAADDKQDRHAADVHHLAYKALVGPRAKEIEQAMGRPDGWATTAESGCLSCHSANLHANNCDHSLNIPVELAQGVGCEACHGPASLWIDKHWKRSEWRDDKQLSAEAKQDRYKLTNVRDPVARTELCLSCHLGNRTEGKFITHEMFAAGHPPLPPFEIEAFLDNMPRHWRPAAEKPPDAQAYLGFRPLERTRAVVLEGLIELRASIRLLAEQTKESRPPNAEPNRGVSDFALYDCAACHHELIIPSQRQERGYNDFAPGRPALRYWALPLAELGLGAVKPDDAASDRTKLEAILSPLAAAANESPFGLPAAIGAAAHKVAAELDKSITSLAAKDFDTASAKRMLAQVCRIGSDSPLDYDSARQMTSAIEAIVADLGDKLDTNSVAAAESLLRGTSLTNTSGFDPEDFRAKLKNLANALAH
- a CDS encoding flagellin, with translation MSRINTNVSSLVAQTALARSHNQLQQALTRLSTGLRINTGADDPAGLIASQVLQSDINSTNQAITNSQQANELISTADSALSQVSTLLNSIRGLVSDAANTGALSTDQIAANQLQVDSSLAAIDRISQSTSFQNRRLLDGSLDFLTSSAGTVDPKATGTIGTQLNVEATGSFGGTSDAAAAATVVGTGGGSVTFTAKSNGYGNNGVTIDYVAGNSGATATAAYDSVAKTLTITANSAATAASVVAAVAANASANSAFAAVVANAGTVGTGSGTTAGGSFNNQIVLSASAAGTAYNNANVTVTNDAATGAETAAYSAGSNTLTIHSNAASTTAQIVAAINATGVFSGSTTSAGTNPVQAGTTSAVTTGGAYNNEINLTAVTGGTAFNNTSVVINQNAATGHETASYNAGTNTLTIHSNANSTTSQLISAINANGTFSAATAGGGLGSNAAGTLTNVTTGGATGSAAISDLQINQADFGTGTSVGVLVNVDQQAKQGQLIYSGGPLASNTILQIGGDKGFQVFNFGAGTTLAQLQTAVNQVSDSTGVTATISGSQLKLDSTDYGSAAFVSAKALSGSFSTHLADHTASTRNVGTDIQARINGVEANGNGLAASLNTSTLNLSFSVNANFASGDSFNFSITGGGANFQLGPDVVSQEQARLGIPSVSTTTLGGVSGTLYELRSGGDKSLTTDTTGAAAVVSEAITKVASLRGQLGAFQSTTLQTNINTLTDTVSNLTNAQSNIQDADFAVETANLTRAQILVQSGTSVLQISNSAPQQVLALFKNL